The following are encoded together in the Bacillus sp. NP157 genome:
- a CDS encoding heavy metal-responsive transcriptional regulator, giving the protein MTTQASLTIGRIAQTAGVAIDTIRFYEREGLLPEPRRRPSGYREYDASAVSRLRFIRRAKDLGFTLEEIRELLALSADRHGGVEGVRERAAARLTAIDERITELQRVRDGLAELVEACPGHGAPEDCPILKALGEPTA; this is encoded by the coding sequence ATGACCACCCAAGCCTCCCTCACCATCGGCCGCATCGCCCAGACGGCGGGCGTCGCCATCGACACCATCCGGTTCTACGAGCGCGAAGGGCTGCTGCCCGAGCCACGCCGCCGGCCGTCCGGTTACCGCGAATACGACGCTTCGGCCGTTTCCCGCCTGCGCTTCATCCGCCGGGCGAAGGACCTGGGTTTCACCCTCGAAGAGATCCGCGAGCTGCTGGCCCTGTCCGCCGACCGCCACGGCGGCGTCGAGGGCGTGCGCGAGCGCGCTGCCGCGCGCCTGACCGCGATCGACGAGCGGATCACCGAGCTGCAGCGGGTCCGCGATGGCCTGGCCGAACTGGTCGAGGCCTGCCCGGGCCACGGTGCCCCGGAGGATTGCCCGATCCTCAAGGCCCTGGGGGAGCCGACGGCATGA
- a CDS encoding heavy metal translocating P-type ATPase: MSHACCSHGAAPEAVAALDPVCGMTVDPAKTAHHATRDGHDYHFCCAGCRTKFIADPAKYLGPKEPEAPMPPGTIYTCPMHPDVRQEGPGSCPKCGMALEPAMPSLDDDDGEVRGMARRFASLLALTLPVFLVAMGPHLFGWTWPSPWDAIARWGEASFATVVVLWGGAPFFARGWRSLRPWSPNMYTLIALGTGVAWIYSVVALLVPGLFPPGMRDMHGHVDVYFESAAVIVTLVTLGDFLELRARRQTGEALRGLLGLVPKTARRIDRDGREDDIPLDHLRKGDHLRVRPGEKVPVDGTVLDGESHVDESMLTGESMPVVKRAHDRLTGGTLNQHGALTMRVDHMGADTVLSRIVAMVAEAQRSRAPSQRLADRVAAWFVPAVVAAALLAFGAWWLVGPEPVLGHALVAAVSVLIIACPCALGLATPMSIMVASGKGAQAGVLFRDAAAIERLRDVDTLVFDKTGTLTEGKPALVDVRVFGRERAEVLAYAAAVERPSEHPLAAAVVAAADAEGLATPKVAGFRMMVGKGVAGRVDGHDVAVGNGRLMDDERVDAAAGRDIAEKWRAKGATAMYVAIDGRLAAVLSFADRIKASTRPALDALHEAGVHLVMLTGDNAATAKAVASTLPIDDVHAGATPEDKARIVAGLKAGGRVVAMAGDGVNDAPALAAADIGIGMGNGSDIAIQSASVTLLKGDLAGIARARALSEATVKNIRQNLFFAFVYNAVGVPLAAGVLYPILGITLSPMVAALAMSLSSVSVVGNALRLRKAAI; the protein is encoded by the coding sequence ATGAGCCACGCCTGCTGCTCGCACGGCGCCGCACCGGAAGCGGTCGCCGCGCTGGATCCCGTGTGTGGCATGACCGTCGATCCGGCGAAGACCGCGCACCACGCCACCCGCGACGGCCACGACTACCACTTCTGCTGCGCCGGCTGCCGGACGAAGTTCATCGCCGATCCGGCGAAATACCTCGGCCCGAAGGAACCCGAAGCGCCGATGCCGCCGGGGACAATCTACACCTGCCCGATGCATCCGGACGTGCGCCAGGAAGGCCCGGGGTCGTGTCCGAAGTGCGGCATGGCGCTGGAACCGGCGATGCCGTCGCTCGACGATGACGACGGCGAAGTGCGCGGCATGGCCCGCCGTTTCGCCAGCTTGCTCGCGCTGACGCTGCCGGTGTTCCTCGTGGCGATGGGTCCGCATCTGTTCGGCTGGACGTGGCCCTCGCCGTGGGACGCGATCGCCCGTTGGGGCGAGGCGTCGTTCGCCACGGTCGTCGTGCTGTGGGGTGGGGCGCCGTTCTTCGCGCGTGGCTGGCGCTCGCTGCGACCCTGGTCGCCGAACATGTACACCCTGATCGCGCTGGGCACCGGCGTGGCATGGATCTATAGCGTGGTGGCGCTGCTGGTACCCGGCCTGTTCCCGCCGGGCATGCGCGACATGCATGGGCATGTGGACGTCTATTTCGAATCGGCGGCGGTGATCGTCACGCTGGTGACGCTCGGCGACTTCCTCGAGCTACGTGCCCGCCGGCAGACCGGTGAAGCCCTGCGTGGCCTGCTCGGCCTGGTGCCGAAGACGGCCCGGCGCATCGACAGGGATGGCCGCGAAGACGATATCCCGCTCGACCACCTGCGCAAGGGTGACCACCTGCGCGTGCGTCCCGGCGAGAAGGTGCCGGTGGATGGCACCGTCCTCGATGGCGAAAGCCATGTCGACGAGTCCATGCTCACGGGCGAGTCCATGCCCGTGGTCAAGCGCGCGCACGACCGTCTCACCGGCGGCACGCTCAACCAGCACGGCGCGCTGACCATGCGCGTGGACCACATGGGCGCGGATACGGTGTTGTCGCGCATCGTGGCGATGGTCGCCGAGGCGCAGCGTTCGCGTGCACCGTCGCAGCGCCTGGCCGACCGTGTCGCCGCATGGTTCGTGCCGGCGGTGGTCGCCGCCGCGCTGCTCGCGTTCGGTGCGTGGTGGCTGGTGGGCCCCGAGCCGGTGCTCGGCCACGCACTGGTCGCCGCCGTGTCGGTGCTGATCATCGCGTGTCCGTGTGCGCTGGGACTGGCCACGCCGATGTCGATCATGGTCGCCAGCGGAAAGGGGGCGCAGGCCGGCGTGCTGTTCCGCGATGCGGCCGCGATCGAACGCCTGCGCGACGTCGATACCCTGGTGTTCGACAAGACCGGCACCCTGACCGAGGGCAAGCCTGCCCTCGTCGATGTGCGCGTGTTCGGTCGCGAGCGTGCCGAGGTGCTGGCCTACGCGGCCGCCGTAGAGCGGCCAAGCGAGCATCCGCTGGCCGCCGCGGTGGTTGCAGCCGCAGACGCCGAAGGCCTCGCGACGCCGAAGGTGGCCGGCTTCCGCATGATGGTCGGCAAGGGCGTGGCAGGGCGTGTCGACGGCCACGACGTCGCCGTCGGCAATGGCCGCCTGATGGACGACGAGCGCGTGGATGCCGCCGCGGGTCGCGACATCGCCGAGAAGTGGCGGGCGAAGGGCGCGACGGCGATGTATGTGGCGATCGACGGTCGGCTCGCGGCCGTGCTGTCGTTTGCCGACCGGATCAAGGCGTCGACCAGGCCCGCCCTGGACGCGCTGCACGAAGCGGGCGTGCACCTGGTGATGCTGACCGGCGACAACGCGGCCACGGCGAAGGCGGTGGCCTCCACCTTGCCGATCGACGATGTCCACGCTGGCGCGACGCCCGAAGACAAGGCACGCATCGTCGCCGGGTTGAAGGCCGGGGGCAGGGTGGTCGCCATGGCCGGCGACGGCGTCAACGATGCACCGGCGCTCGCTGCCGCCGATATCGGCATCGGCATGGGCAACGGCAGCGACATCGCGATCCAGAGCGCGTCCGTGACCCTGCTCAAGGGCGACCTTGCCGGCATCGCCCGCGCTCGCGCCCTGTCGGAAGCGACGGTGAAGAACATCCGGCAGAACCTGTTCTTCGCCTTCGTCTACAACGCCGTCGGCGTCCCGCTGGCCGCGGGCGTGCTCTATCCGATCCTGGGCATCACGCTGTCGCCGATGGTGGCGGCGCTGGCGATGAGCCTCAGCTCGGTGTCGGTGGTGGGCAATGCACTGCGGCTAAGGAAAGCGGCGATCTGA
- a CDS encoding GH92 family glycosyl hydrolase, whose product MRAFQPIVLAAALFPALAGAATAPADAVNPMIGTTNGGNVFPGAVVPFGMFQFTPEASPLPGKKSPIAAPGGYEYRADAIRGFALTNVEGWGCGGGSGDVPIMPITEDVSVSPSSDFRHAYASKFSHDKETAKAGHYQVALENGVTADLTAALHSGAARFAFPAGKPANILVRASDSEVGSENATVNVDKANHRISGSVTSGNFCGYIDKADRHSYYTVHYVIEFDQPFASTGTWKDTTVTKGGTKSEGGSGYGDKGWPKEGNGSGAWVGFAKGTKDVNIRVGISYTSAANAQANLDAEVPRGTAFETVRDNAVAAWNKQLNRIEVEGGTPDQRTVFYTALYHASMTPNVFSDVNGEYMGFDQQVHKVSGTQKAQYANFSGWDVYRSQLPMVTWLDPKTGSDIAQSLYNQAQQNKGVWDRWTHNNGATHVMNGDPAAPSIAGIYAFGGRDFDVKGAFASLVHAADNPTDLDKSMDGCPVECVGQRPGLEQWLKLHYIPVGAPAWGPAADTLEIVAAEFALSALSDRLGDKATADRFLGRAQYWRNLWDPKATPEGGYIRNRNADGSWALVKDDDDKEAHAFTPSTGDGFVEGSAAQYVWMVPFNVHGLFEAMGGMDKARKRLDGYFYQPDGKFAVTKSGPLHAELDNEPSIGGPWLYNYAGQPWKTQELVRRVLDTIWVNAPNGIPGNDDLGEMSSWYVFASLGIYPNIPGRAEFIVGSPIFSKATIHREGGDVTILAPNAGAGKPYVQGLKVDGKASDRSWLPESFATKGGTLEFDLSDKPNKAWASKAKDAPPSFDHK is encoded by the coding sequence TTGCGCGCGTTCCAGCCGATCGTCCTTGCCGCCGCCCTGTTCCCCGCCCTGGCCGGCGCCGCTACCGCGCCCGCCGACGCGGTCAATCCGATGATCGGCACGACCAACGGGGGCAACGTCTTCCCGGGAGCCGTGGTGCCCTTTGGCATGTTCCAGTTCACCCCCGAAGCCTCGCCGCTACCGGGCAAGAAATCGCCGATCGCCGCGCCGGGCGGCTACGAATACCGCGCCGACGCCATCCGCGGCTTCGCCCTCACCAACGTCGAAGGCTGGGGCTGCGGTGGCGGCTCGGGCGATGTACCGATCATGCCGATCACCGAAGACGTCAGCGTGTCGCCCAGCTCCGACTTCCGCCATGCCTACGCATCGAAGTTCAGCCACGACAAGGAAACCGCGAAGGCCGGGCATTACCAGGTCGCGCTGGAGAACGGCGTCACCGCCGACCTCACCGCCGCCCTGCACAGCGGCGCCGCGCGCTTCGCGTTCCCCGCCGGCAAGCCCGCGAATATCCTCGTCCGCGCCTCCGATTCGGAAGTCGGCTCGGAAAACGCCACCGTCAACGTCGACAAGGCCAACCACCGCATCAGCGGCTCGGTCACCAGCGGCAACTTCTGCGGCTACATCGACAAGGCCGACCGGCATAGCTACTACACCGTCCACTACGTCATCGAGTTCGACCAACCGTTCGCCAGCACGGGCACGTGGAAGGACACGACCGTCACGAAGGGCGGCACGAAGAGCGAAGGCGGTTCTGGCTACGGCGACAAGGGCTGGCCGAAGGAAGGTAACGGCTCGGGCGCCTGGGTCGGCTTCGCCAAGGGTACGAAGGACGTGAACATCCGCGTCGGCATCTCGTACACCAGCGCCGCTAATGCGCAGGCCAACCTCGACGCCGAAGTGCCCAGGGGCACGGCGTTCGAGACCGTGCGCGACAACGCCGTCGCCGCGTGGAACAAGCAGCTGAACCGCATCGAGGTGGAAGGCGGCACGCCGGACCAGCGCACGGTGTTCTACACCGCGCTGTACCACGCCTCGATGACGCCGAACGTCTTCAGCGACGTCAACGGCGAATACATGGGCTTCGACCAGCAGGTGCATAAGGTATCCGGCACACAGAAGGCGCAGTACGCGAACTTCTCCGGCTGGGACGTGTATCGCTCACAGCTGCCGATGGTGACCTGGCTCGACCCGAAGACCGGCAGCGACATCGCGCAGAGCCTGTACAACCAGGCCCAGCAGAACAAGGGCGTGTGGGATCGCTGGACGCATAACAACGGCGCCACGCACGTGATGAACGGCGATCCGGCTGCCCCGTCGATCGCAGGCATCTATGCGTTCGGCGGCAGGGACTTCGACGTCAAGGGTGCGTTCGCCTCGCTGGTCCATGCCGCCGACAACCCGACCGACCTCGACAAGTCGATGGATGGCTGCCCGGTGGAATGCGTCGGCCAGCGTCCCGGCCTCGAACAGTGGCTGAAGCTGCATTACATCCCGGTCGGCGCACCGGCGTGGGGCCCCGCGGCCGACACGCTGGAGATCGTCGCCGCCGAGTTCGCGCTGAGCGCGCTGTCCGATCGCCTCGGCGACAAGGCCACCGCCGATCGCTTCCTCGGCCGCGCGCAGTACTGGCGCAACCTGTGGGATCCGAAGGCCACGCCGGAAGGTGGCTACATCCGCAATCGCAACGCCGACGGTAGCTGGGCGCTGGTGAAGGACGACGACGACAAGGAAGCCCATGCGTTCACGCCGTCCACCGGCGACGGCTTCGTCGAAGGCAGCGCCGCGCAGTACGTGTGGATGGTGCCGTTCAACGTTCACGGCCTGTTCGAGGCGATGGGTGGCATGGACAAGGCACGCAAGCGCCTGGACGGCTATTTCTACCAGCCGGACGGCAAGTTCGCCGTCACCAAGTCCGGCCCGCTGCACGCCGAGCTCGACAACGAACCGTCGATCGGTGGCCCGTGGCTCTACAACTACGCCGGCCAGCCGTGGAAGACCCAGGAGCTGGTGCGCCGCGTGCTCGACACGATCTGGGTCAATGCACCCAACGGCATCCCGGGTAACGACGACCTGGGCGAGATGTCCTCGTGGTACGTGTTCGCTTCGCTCGGCATCTACCCGAACATTCCCGGACGTGCCGAGTTCATCGTCGGTAGCCCGATCTTCAGCAAAGCCACGATCCACCGCGAAGGCGGCGACGTGACCATCCTCGCGCCGAACGCCGGTGCCGGGAAACCCTATGTGCAGGGGCTGAAAGTCGACGGCAAGGCGAGCGACCGTTCGTGGCTGCCGGAAAGCTTTGCGACCAAGGGCGGCACGCTGGAGTTCGACCTGTCCGACAAGCCGAACAAGGCCTGGGCAAGCAAGGCGAAGGACGCACCGCCGTCGTTCGATCACAAATAA
- a CDS encoding DUF2778 domain-containing protein, producing MSTLVVGSNSFPAFSGNGNYINKWSAQCLPGLGPIPVGTYYTVDRLSGGLSAALDPYLKKDVWFALYPADDAIDDEMFCDQIMRGRFRLHPATGSGGSIGCVTLPFFMDFVRLRKIILDAKVHPIPGSDVTTYGRLIVS from the coding sequence ATGAGCACACTGGTGGTGGGGTCGAACAGCTTTCCAGCGTTCTCCGGAAACGGCAATTACATCAACAAATGGTCTGCACAATGCCTTCCCGGGTTGGGCCCAATCCCCGTCGGGACGTATTACACCGTTGATCGGCTTTCGGGAGGTCTATCCGCAGCGCTTGATCCGTATCTCAAGAAGGACGTGTGGTTTGCGCTGTATCCCGCGGACGACGCGATCGACGATGAAATGTTTTGCGATCAGATCATGCGCGGGCGTTTCCGCCTGCACCCGGCAACGGGCTCTGGCGGCAGCATCGGCTGCGTGACCCTGCCGTTCTTCATGGATTTCGTGCGCCTTCGAAAAATCATCCTGGACGCGAAAGTCCATCCGATCCCCGGTAGCGACGTGACGACGTACGGGCGGCTGATCGTCTCGTGA
- a CDS encoding carbonic anhydrase, whose protein sequence is MTQETPRDDSLLGLLKGVEDFSANVFPETQELFSELAEGQSPHTLFITCADSRVVPEMITQTQPGDLFVCRNIGNIVPGYGEMLGGVSAVVEFAVAVLHVRHVVICGHSDCGAMKGLLNPESTKALPTVEAWLRNAAAAKSAVFARKVEGPELLKAVTQENVRLQLAHLRTHPAVTAALANKAITLQGWVYDIGDGTVAVLDQAHDAFIPLAEAIKREHKA, encoded by the coding sequence ATGACCCAGGAAACCCCGCGCGACGACAGCCTGCTGGGCTTGCTCAAGGGCGTCGAGGACTTCAGCGCCAACGTCTTCCCCGAGACGCAGGAACTCTTCAGCGAGCTGGCCGAAGGCCAGAGTCCGCATACCCTCTTCATCACCTGCGCGGATTCCCGCGTGGTGCCGGAGATGATCACCCAGACCCAGCCGGGCGACCTGTTCGTCTGCCGCAACATCGGCAACATCGTGCCGGGCTATGGCGAGATGCTCGGTGGCGTGTCCGCCGTGGTCGAATTCGCGGTCGCCGTGCTGCACGTGCGCCACGTGGTCATCTGCGGCCACAGCGATTGCGGTGCCATGAAGGGGCTGCTCAACCCGGAATCGACCAAGGCCCTGCCGACGGTCGAAGCCTGGCTGCGCAACGCCGCGGCCGCCAAGAGCGCGGTCTTCGCACGCAAGGTCGAAGGCCCGGAGCTGCTGAAAGCGGTAACCCAGGAAAACGTCCGCCTGCAGCTCGCCCACCTGCGCACCCATCCGGCCGTCACCGCCGCGCTGGCCAACAAGGCCATCACGCTGCAGGGCTGGGTGTACGACATCGGCGACGGCACCGTCGCGGTGCTCGACCAGGCCCACGACGCGTTCATCCCGCTAGCCGAGGCGATCAAGCGAGAGCACAAGGCGTGA